A portion of the Longimicrobium terrae genome contains these proteins:
- a CDS encoding NADH-quinone oxidoreductase subunit A codes for MLRPYLPVLILLVLSVAQAVGMVVLSSVLSPGRATKAKSAPYESGMNPLGGTRERFSVKFYVVAILFIVFDVETVFLLPWAVSMRALGWHGFAVAMIFIFILTVGLVYEWKKGALEWD; via the coding sequence ATGCTTCGCCCGTACCTTCCCGTACTGATTCTCCTGGTCCTGTCGGTCGCGCAGGCGGTGGGGATGGTGGTGCTGTCGTCGGTGCTCAGTCCGGGCAGGGCGACCAAGGCCAAGTCGGCGCCGTACGAAAGCGGAATGAATCCGCTCGGCGGCACCCGCGAGCGCTTTTCGGTCAAGTTCTACGTGGTCGCGATCCTGTTCATCGTGTTCGACGTGGAGACCGTGTTCCTGCTGCCCTGGGCGGTGAGCATGCGCGCGCTGGGCTGGCACGGCTTCGCGGTGGCGATGATCTTCATCTTCATCCTCACCGTGGGCCTCGTCTACGAATGGAAGAAAGGAGCGCTGGAATGGGACTGA
- the dcd gene encoding dCTP deaminase yields MSIRSDRWIREKARAGMIEPFEDAQVREGTISYGLSSYGYDMRVADEFKIFTNVNNAIVDPKAFDDRSFVNFSGDVCIVPPNSFALARSVEYFRIPRNVITLCVGKSTYARCGIITNVTPFEPEWEGFVTLEISNTTPLPARIYANEGIAQVIFFEGDPEGPEVSYKDRKGKYQGQVGVTVPRL; encoded by the coding sequence ATGAGCATTCGGTCTGACCGGTGGATCCGCGAGAAGGCCCGCGCGGGAATGATCGAGCCGTTCGAGGACGCGCAGGTGCGCGAGGGCACCATCAGCTACGGCCTGTCCAGCTACGGCTACGACATGCGCGTGGCCGACGAGTTCAAGATTTTCACCAACGTCAACAACGCCATCGTCGATCCCAAGGCGTTCGACGACCGCAGCTTCGTGAACTTCAGCGGCGACGTGTGCATCGTGCCGCCCAACTCGTTCGCGCTGGCCCGCTCGGTGGAGTACTTCCGCATCCCCCGCAACGTCATCACGCTCTGCGTCGGCAAATCGACGTACGCGCGATGCGGCATCATCACCAACGTCACCCCGTTCGAGCCGGAGTGGGAGGGGTTCGTGACGCTGGAAATCAGCAACACCACGCCGCTTCCCGCCCGCATCTACGCCAACGAGGGGATCGCGCAGGTGATTTTCTTCGAGGGCGACCCCGAGGGGCCCGAGGTGAGCTACAAGGACCGCAAGGGCAAGTACCAGGGCCAGGTGGGCGTCACCGTCCCCAGGCTGTAG
- a CDS encoding ATP-binding protein produces MNTRLHDSEDKILFPTFAPEVVEEMMHWGTVEQMAPGGVLFTEGQRNYDFFVVLDGTVRVTKRVGGEDRLLAIHHPGEFAGEIGILTHGPAISTARATGDARVLRIAADVFRQLTTQCTPLGETAVQAMSARTREVDASLRQQEKLTALGRMAAGLAHELNNPASAARRAAQELHEAVGEAQRRALDYDRRFNDRQRAMLCMMHDGLRRAEQPSAANALARSDDEDAVALWLDERGVPDAWDKAPPLVHAGMKPASVQALDAEFDGESLRGAVDWLASTLSLTGLAGELEGSAARISALVGSIKEYSYMDRGKVQWLNVHDTLESTLRILNHKLRDGITLHREFAPDLPLICASGSELNQVWTNLIDNAVQAMAGRGNLWVRTVRDGDAVRVEIEDDGPGIPADVLPRIWEPFFTTKGVGEGTGLGLDIARRIVERGHGGDIRVSSRPGHTRFSITLLIEPPKHDA; encoded by the coding sequence GTGAACACCCGGCTGCACGACTCGGAAGACAAGATCCTCTTTCCCACCTTCGCTCCGGAGGTGGTGGAAGAGATGATGCACTGGGGCACGGTGGAGCAGATGGCGCCCGGCGGCGTCCTCTTTACCGAGGGCCAGCGCAACTACGACTTCTTCGTGGTGCTGGACGGCACGGTTCGCGTCACCAAGCGCGTGGGCGGCGAGGACCGGCTGCTGGCCATCCACCACCCCGGCGAGTTCGCGGGGGAGATCGGCATTCTCACGCACGGGCCCGCCATCTCCACCGCGCGGGCGACGGGGGACGCGCGCGTGCTGCGGATCGCCGCGGACGTCTTCCGCCAGCTGACCACGCAGTGCACGCCGCTGGGCGAAACGGCCGTGCAGGCGATGTCGGCGCGTACGCGTGAGGTGGACGCCAGCCTCCGCCAGCAGGAAAAGCTCACGGCGCTGGGGCGGATGGCCGCCGGGCTGGCGCACGAGCTGAACAACCCCGCCTCCGCCGCCCGCCGCGCCGCGCAGGAGCTGCACGAGGCCGTGGGTGAGGCGCAGCGGCGCGCGCTGGACTACGACCGCCGCTTCAACGACCGCCAGCGCGCCATGCTCTGCATGATGCACGACGGGCTTCGGCGCGCGGAGCAGCCGTCCGCCGCCAACGCCCTGGCCCGCTCGGACGACGAGGACGCGGTGGCGCTCTGGCTGGACGAGCGCGGCGTGCCGGACGCGTGGGACAAGGCGCCGCCGCTGGTCCACGCGGGGATGAAGCCCGCGAGCGTGCAGGCGCTGGACGCGGAGTTCGACGGCGAATCGCTGCGGGGCGCGGTGGACTGGCTCGCGTCCACCCTTTCGCTGACCGGCCTCGCCGGCGAGCTGGAGGGGAGCGCGGCGCGCATCTCGGCGCTCGTGGGATCCATCAAGGAGTACAGCTACATGGACCGCGGCAAGGTGCAGTGGCTGAACGTGCACGACACGCTGGAAAGCACGCTCCGCATCCTGAACCACAAGCTGCGCGACGGCATCACCCTGCACCGCGAGTTCGCGCCCGATCTGCCGCTGATCTGCGCCTCAGGGAGCGAGTTGAACCAGGTGTGGACCAACCTGATCGACAACGCCGTGCAGGCCATGGCGGGCCGCGGCAATCTGTGGGTGCGCACCGTGCGCGACGGCGACGCGGTTCGAGTGGAGATCGAGGATGACGGCCCGGGGATTCCGGCGGATGTACTGCCGCGCATCTGGGAGCCGTTCTTTACCACCAAGGGCGTGGGCGAAGGCACCGGGCTGGGGCTCGACATCGCGCGGCGCATCGTGGAGCGCGGGCACGGCGGCGACATCCGCGTCAGCTCGCGCCCGGGGCACACCCGCTTTTCCATCACGCTGCTGATTGAGCCGCCCAAGCACGACGCGTGA
- a CDS encoding M28 family peptidase — translation MNRRIVLAAAGGLLAATTAAAQTPRIRASEIDGHLRFLSSDLLEGRAPATRGGRLATEYIASQLRAAGVEPGVNGGYFQQVPIDIVGADPASIRVQTGGRSAGTLRYPEDVVVWAGSASEASAANAEIVFVGYGSKAPEYRWDDFKGMDLRGKVLMVLVNDAPASAAEPDLFGGRAMTYYGRWTYKFEEAERQGAAGMLIVHTSEQAGYPWHTVVGSWAKEQRMLPRDANLPAPLGFRGWITDSAATAVLRGAGMDLADLRRRAESRDFRPVATGVTLNVGFRNTVQHLQSENVVGVVRGSDRALADQYVSYSAHWDHLGIGPAVRGDSIYNGASDNASGVADLLAIARAAAQGPRTKRSQLFVFVTAEESGLLGSEFFARNPTVPVASIVANLNVDGGNVLGTTTNFSVLGENKSTLGASLAGMVRGRGWRLTPDDHPERGHFYRSDHFSFAKAGVPAVSIGAGNAFEGRPAGWGAEQEEDYNAHRYHQPSDEYRADWDLRGAVQLSELVLDFGAMLANAATLPDWSRDAEFRRPAASRE, via the coding sequence ATGAACCGACGCATCGTCCTCGCCGCGGCGGGGGGCCTTCTGGCCGCCACCACCGCCGCCGCGCAGACGCCCCGCATCCGCGCCAGCGAGATCGACGGGCACCTGCGCTTTCTGTCCTCCGACCTGCTGGAGGGGCGCGCCCCCGCCACCCGCGGCGGCCGCCTGGCCACGGAGTACATCGCCAGCCAGCTGCGCGCCGCCGGCGTGGAGCCGGGCGTGAACGGCGGCTACTTTCAGCAGGTGCCCATCGACATCGTGGGCGCCGATCCCGCCAGCATCCGCGTTCAGACAGGCGGCCGGTCCGCGGGCACGCTGCGCTATCCCGAGGACGTCGTGGTCTGGGCCGGCTCCGCGTCGGAAGCCAGCGCGGCCAACGCGGAAATCGTCTTCGTGGGCTACGGATCCAAGGCGCCCGAGTACCGCTGGGACGACTTCAAGGGGATGGATCTGCGCGGCAAGGTGCTGATGGTGCTCGTCAACGACGCGCCCGCCAGCGCCGCGGAGCCGGACCTGTTCGGCGGCCGGGCCATGACGTACTACGGCCGCTGGACGTACAAGTTCGAGGAGGCGGAGCGGCAGGGCGCGGCGGGAATGCTCATCGTCCACACCAGCGAGCAGGCCGGCTATCCCTGGCACACGGTGGTGGGCTCGTGGGCCAAGGAGCAGCGCATGCTGCCGCGCGACGCCAACCTCCCCGCGCCGCTCGGCTTTCGGGGATGGATCACGGACAGCGCCGCCACCGCCGTTCTGCGCGGCGCGGGAATGGACCTGGCCGACCTGCGCCGCCGCGCCGAATCGCGTGATTTTCGCCCCGTCGCCACCGGCGTGACGCTGAACGTGGGCTTCCGCAACACCGTGCAGCACCTGCAGTCGGAAAACGTCGTGGGCGTGGTGCGCGGGTCGGACCGCGCGCTGGCCGACCAGTACGTGTCGTACAGCGCGCACTGGGACCACCTGGGCATCGGTCCGGCGGTGCGCGGTGACAGCATCTACAACGGCGCATCGGACAACGCGTCGGGCGTGGCGGACCTGCTGGCCATCGCGCGCGCGGCGGCGCAGGGGCCCAGGACCAAGCGCAGCCAGCTGTTCGTCTTCGTCACCGCGGAAGAGTCGGGGCTGCTGGGCTCGGAGTTCTTTGCCCGCAATCCCACCGTGCCCGTAGCCTCCATCGTCGCCAACCTGAACGTGGACGGCGGCAACGTGCTGGGGACCACCACCAACTTCAGCGTCCTGGGCGAGAACAAGAGCACGCTGGGCGCGAGCCTGGCGGGAATGGTGCGCGGCCGCGGCTGGCGGCTGACGCCGGACGACCATCCGGAGCGCGGCCACTTCTACCGCTCGGACCACTTCTCCTTTGCCAAGGCCGGCGTTCCCGCCGTGTCCATCGGCGCGGGGAACGCGTTCGAAGGGCGCCCGGCGGGGTGGGGCGCGGAGCAGGAAGAAGACTACAACGCGCACCGCTACCATCAGCCCTCCGACGAGTACCGCGCGGACTGGGACCTGCGCGGCGCGGTGCAGCTTTCGGAACTGGTGCTGGACTTTGGCGCCATGCTGGCCAACGCCGCCACGCTCCCGGACTGGAGCCGCGACGCCGAGTTCCGCCGTCCGGCCGCCTCGCGCGAGTAA
- a CDS encoding FAD-dependent oxidoreductase, whose translation MAARPVILVVDDDPEVLRAVERDLKRRYGRDYRVLSAASGEDGLELLRQVSVRGEPVALLLADQRMPRMSGVEFLEAAVEYAPTARRAILTAYSDIDAAIGAINRAHIDFYLQKPWDPPEANLYPVLDELLDDWRGQYRPGYDDGIRVLGPRWSPQVHDIKDFLARNQVPYRALDVEQGDEACKLLEAAGLDGRELPVVLFPDGSHLVQPLPRDVAEKAGLRIHAEQPFYDLAIVGAGPAGLAAAVYGASEGLKTLVVDAEAPGGQAGTSSLIENYLGFPRGLSGADLTRRAVAQARKFGAEILTPVQVNALRVDGQYRYLTTTDGTEIACHALMVTTGVQYRKLDAAGAEELTGAGVYYGSTMTEVLSCRDEDVFIVGAGNSAGQAAVYLATMARSVTIVCRGGDIGRTMSQYLVDAIAELPNVHVSLHARVCAVHGDGRLQGVSLKHADDRVTTHDAAALFVFIGAMPNTDWLDGVVVRDAKGFILTGPDLMKERTPPRGWPLARDPFLLEGSVPGVFCAGDVRFGSVKRVASGVGEGSVAISFVHQYLADL comes from the coding sequence GTGGCAGCCAGACCCGTTATTCTCGTCGTGGACGACGACCCCGAAGTGCTGCGCGCAGTGGAACGCGACCTCAAGCGGCGGTACGGGCGCGACTACCGCGTGCTTTCCGCCGCCTCCGGCGAAGACGGCCTGGAACTGCTTCGCCAAGTGAGCGTCCGCGGCGAGCCCGTTGCGCTCCTCCTGGCCGACCAGCGCATGCCGCGCATGAGCGGCGTGGAGTTCCTGGAAGCGGCCGTCGAGTACGCGCCCACCGCCCGGCGCGCCATCCTCACCGCGTACTCCGACATCGACGCGGCCATCGGCGCCATCAACCGCGCCCACATCGACTTCTACCTGCAGAAGCCGTGGGACCCGCCCGAGGCCAACCTGTACCCGGTGCTGGACGAGCTGCTGGACGACTGGCGCGGCCAGTACCGCCCCGGCTACGACGACGGCATCCGGGTGCTGGGGCCGCGCTGGTCGCCGCAGGTGCACGACATCAAGGACTTTCTGGCCCGCAACCAGGTGCCCTACCGCGCCCTGGACGTGGAGCAGGGCGACGAAGCATGCAAGCTGCTGGAGGCCGCCGGGCTGGACGGCCGCGAACTCCCCGTCGTCCTTTTTCCCGACGGATCGCACCTCGTGCAGCCGCTGCCCCGCGACGTGGCGGAAAAGGCCGGGCTGCGCATCCATGCCGAGCAGCCGTTCTACGACCTGGCCATTGTGGGCGCGGGGCCGGCCGGGCTCGCCGCCGCCGTCTACGGCGCGTCCGAGGGGCTCAAGACGCTCGTGGTGGACGCCGAGGCGCCGGGCGGGCAGGCGGGGACGTCGTCGCTGATCGAAAACTACCTGGGCTTTCCGCGCGGGCTCAGCGGCGCGGACCTCACCCGGCGCGCCGTGGCGCAGGCCCGCAAGTTCGGCGCGGAAATCCTGACGCCGGTGCAGGTGAACGCGCTACGCGTGGACGGCCAGTACCGCTACCTGACCACGACGGACGGAACGGAGATCGCCTGCCACGCGCTGATGGTCACCACCGGCGTTCAGTACCGCAAGCTGGACGCGGCCGGCGCGGAGGAACTGACCGGCGCCGGCGTCTACTACGGCTCCACCATGACGGAGGTGCTCAGCTGCCGCGACGAGGACGTCTTCATCGTGGGCGCGGGGAACAGCGCGGGCCAGGCCGCGGTCTACCTGGCCACCATGGCGCGTTCCGTCACCATCGTCTGCCGCGGCGGCGACATCGGCCGCACCATGTCGCAGTACCTGGTGGACGCCATCGCCGAACTGCCGAACGTGCACGTCAGCCTGCACGCCCGGGTGTGCGCGGTGCACGGTGACGGGCGGCTGCAGGGGGTGAGCCTCAAGCACGCCGACGACCGCGTGACCACGCACGACGCGGCCGCGCTCTTCGTCTTCATCGGCGCGATGCCGAACACCGACTGGCTGGACGGCGTCGTCGTCCGTGACGCCAAGGGATTCATCCTCACCGGCCCGGATCTGATGAAGGAGCGCACCCCGCCGCGCGGATGGCCGCTGGCACGCGACCCGTTTCTGCTGGAAGGCAGCGTTCCCGGGGTGTTCTGCGCGGGCGACGTGCGCTTCGGCTCGGTCAAGCGCGTGGCCAGCGGCGTGGGCGAGGGATCGGTGGCCATCTCCTTTGTTCACCAGTACCTGGCGGACCTGTGA
- a CDS encoding glycerol-3-phosphate dehydrogenase/oxidase yields MDTHFAPFSARARAEHLASLTGETWDLLIIGGGITGAAAARDAAGRGLRVALVDAGDLARGTSSRSSRLIHGGIRYLETGNLRLVFEASAERRRLLGLASHLVHPLPFLFAVYRGEPVGLRKLQAGMWLYDALSLFRNISRHRMVSRARMKDEEPGLRTDGLAGAALYYDASVDDARLTLANARGAHEAGAAVVPHAEVSGFLRDPRGVSGVRVRDCLNPRADTVDVRARVILNATGPWSDAVRTLADSGTKPRLRPTKGVHIQVRRDRIGNRHAITFRSPVDGRVMFVLPWGDFSYVGTTDTDYVGSPADVRADESDVKYLLDSANGIFPAAKLTGSDVVSTWAGIRPLLAPDKADGGLAASATSREHEIWRDRSGLLNIAGGKLTTYRVMAGQAVDAAARLLKEAGVASGESPTAHLPLPGDPQEPWEEFLARVVHEAVGAGLDADVGEHLARAYGEDAEAVLAAVRRDAEAGRRLMAGHPYIWAEVDHAVNAEMAMRLEDVLIRRMHLFYEAVDGGLAVAEEVGRRMARADGVGWSEAQIAAQVESYRQAVAATRGFGG; encoded by the coding sequence ATGGACACGCACTTCGCTCCGTTCTCCGCCCGCGCGCGCGCGGAGCACCTGGCCTCGCTCACGGGCGAGACGTGGGACCTGCTCATCATCGGCGGAGGGATCACCGGCGCGGCCGCGGCGCGCGACGCCGCCGGACGCGGGCTGCGCGTCGCCCTGGTGGACGCGGGCGACCTGGCGCGGGGGACGAGCAGCCGGTCATCGCGCCTGATCCACGGCGGCATCCGCTACCTGGAAACCGGAAATCTGCGTCTCGTCTTCGAGGCCAGCGCCGAGCGGCGACGCCTGCTCGGGCTGGCCTCTCATCTTGTGCATCCCCTGCCCTTTCTGTTCGCCGTTTACCGCGGCGAGCCCGTGGGGCTGCGCAAGCTGCAGGCGGGGATGTGGCTGTACGACGCGCTTTCGCTCTTCCGCAACATCTCGCGCCACCGCATGGTTTCGCGCGCCAGGATGAAGGACGAGGAGCCGGGGCTGCGCACGGACGGGCTGGCCGGCGCGGCGCTGTATTACGACGCCTCGGTGGATGACGCGCGGCTGACGCTGGCCAACGCCCGCGGCGCGCACGAGGCGGGCGCGGCGGTGGTGCCGCACGCCGAGGTCAGCGGGTTTCTGCGCGACCCGCGCGGGGTGTCGGGGGTGCGCGTCCGCGACTGCCTGAACCCGCGCGCCGACACGGTGGACGTGCGGGCACGCGTGATCCTGAACGCGACGGGCCCGTGGAGCGACGCGGTACGCACGCTGGCGGATTCGGGGACCAAGCCGCGGCTGCGGCCCACCAAGGGCGTGCACATCCAGGTGCGGCGCGACCGCATCGGAAACCGCCACGCCATCACCTTCCGCTCGCCGGTGGACGGACGCGTGATGTTCGTCCTGCCCTGGGGCGACTTTTCGTACGTGGGGACGACGGATACGGACTACGTGGGCTCCCCCGCCGACGTCCGCGCGGACGAGTCGGACGTGAAGTACCTGCTGGATTCGGCAAACGGGATCTTTCCCGCCGCGAAGCTGACCGGATCGGACGTCGTGAGTACGTGGGCGGGCATCCGGCCGCTGCTGGCGCCGGACAAGGCGGACGGCGGGCTGGCCGCGAGCGCCACGTCGCGCGAGCACGAGATCTGGCGCGACCGCAGCGGGTTGCTGAACATCGCGGGCGGCAAGCTCACCACGTACCGCGTGATGGCGGGACAGGCCGTGGACGCAGCGGCCAGGCTGCTCAAGGAGGCGGGCGTGGCGTCGGGGGAAAGCCCCACCGCGCACCTGCCGCTCCCCGGCGACCCGCAGGAGCCGTGGGAAGAATTTCTGGCGCGCGTCGTCCACGAGGCCGTCGGCGCCGGGCTGGACGCGGACGTCGGCGAGCACCTGGCGCGCGCGTACGGCGAGGATGCGGAGGCCGTGCTGGCCGCCGTCCGCCGCGACGCGGAGGCCGGGCGCCGGCTGATGGCGGGGCATCCGTACATCTGGGCCGAGGTGGACCACGCGGTCAACGCAGAGATGGCGATGCGGCTGGAAGACGTGCTCATCCGGCGGATGCACCTGTTCTACGAGGCCGTGGATGGAGGGCTCGCCGTGGCGGAAGAGGTGGGGCGGCGGATGGCTCGCGCGGACGGCGTGGGGTGGAGCGAGGCGCAGATCGCGGCGCAGGTGGAGTCGTACCGCCAAGCCGTCGCCGCCACCCGCGGCTTCGGCGGATAG
- a CDS encoding NAD-binding protein yields the protein MRGWLEDPLRQFQLSVGVLILLVVVGTVGYHFIERMRWINSLYMTIITVATVGFGEIEPLTTTGRVFTMGLIVLGVGVGAWAASNLVEVALGQTLWTSVQRRKMKDSLSHLKDHYVVCGHGRLGTRIVRDLAARGETFVVVDNDPAQEEALLASQTPHLIGDATEDDVLRRVRVDRARGLVSALDSDANNVLTVLTARELSSKLLIVARANAEQSESKLRRAGADRVVTPDDIGGHRLALALLRPAVHDLFNEIFSFSVNIAVDVGQIVIPHGSPFAGQTVAGCDLRRMRNVSILAIRGPEGDFALNPDAQRVIRPGETMIVIGPAEAIYELEALYGEE from the coding sequence GTGCGCGGCTGGCTCGAGGACCCGCTGCGTCAGTTTCAGCTGTCGGTGGGGGTGCTCATTCTGCTCGTGGTTGTGGGCACCGTGGGATACCACTTCATCGAGCGGATGAGGTGGATCAACTCGCTGTACATGACCATCATCACGGTCGCCACGGTGGGCTTCGGCGAGATCGAGCCGCTGACCACCACGGGCCGCGTGTTCACGATGGGGCTCATCGTGCTGGGCGTGGGCGTGGGGGCGTGGGCGGCCAGCAACCTGGTTGAGGTTGCGCTCGGGCAGACGCTCTGGACCAGCGTGCAACGGCGAAAGATGAAGGACTCGCTCTCCCATCTCAAAGACCACTACGTCGTCTGCGGCCACGGGCGGCTGGGCACGCGCATCGTGCGCGACCTGGCGGCGCGCGGCGAAACGTTCGTCGTGGTGGACAACGATCCCGCGCAGGAAGAAGCGCTGCTGGCCAGCCAGACGCCCCACCTGATCGGCGACGCCACGGAGGACGACGTGCTGCGGCGCGTGCGCGTGGACCGGGCGCGCGGGCTGGTGTCCGCGCTGGACAGCGACGCCAACAACGTGCTGACGGTGCTGACCGCGCGGGAGCTCAGCTCCAAACTGCTGATCGTGGCGCGCGCCAACGCCGAGCAGTCGGAAAGCAAGCTGCGGCGCGCCGGCGCGGACCGCGTGGTCACGCCCGACGACATCGGCGGGCACCGGCTGGCGCTGGCGCTGCTTCGCCCCGCCGTGCACGACCTGTTCAACGAGATCTTCAGCTTCAGCGTGAACATCGCGGTGGACGTGGGGCAGATCGTGATTCCGCACGGGTCGCCATTCGCCGGACAGACGGTGGCGGGATGCGATCTGCGGCGGATGCGGAACGTGAGCATCCTGGCCATCCGCGGCCCCGAGGGCGACTTCGCGCTCAATCCCGATGCCCAGCGCGTCATCCGCCCCGGCGAGACGATGATCGTGATCGGCCCGGCGGAGGCGATTTACGAGCTGGAGGCGCTGTACGGGGAGGAGTAA
- a CDS encoding DUF4186 domain-containing protein → MDRLDELFAALARSTFRSRFRLRGADLAYLRAKGMPVVLRHADEMIAARLAPADPPNDGKQTPMRGHPVFVAQHATATCCRGCLAKWHRIPKGRPMTEDERRHAVSVIARWLAEQDAAAPPDAPASAGTRADPQIGLDFS, encoded by the coding sequence ATGGATCGTCTGGATGAGTTGTTCGCCGCGCTGGCGCGGTCCACGTTCCGCAGCCGCTTCCGGCTGCGCGGGGCGGATCTGGCGTACCTGCGCGCGAAGGGAATGCCCGTCGTGCTGCGCCACGCGGACGAGATGATCGCCGCGCGGCTCGCGCCCGCCGATCCGCCAAACGATGGAAAGCAGACGCCCATGCGCGGCCATCCGGTCTTTGTGGCGCAGCATGCGACGGCCACCTGCTGCCGCGGGTGCCTGGCCAAGTGGCACCGCATCCCCAAGGGCCGTCCGATGACGGAAGATGAACGGCGGCATGCCGTATCCGTCATCGCGCGGTGGCTCGCGGAGCAGGACGCCGCCGCCCCGCCGGACGCGCCGGCCAGTGCGGGGACGCGCGCTGACCCCCAGATCGGCCTCGACTTCTCCTGA
- a CDS encoding UBP-type zinc finger domain-containing protein: MSTCKHVDQIDPDVQPHTPNGCEECLKTGDWWVHLRVCLICGKVGCCDSSPNRHATRHFHESKHPIVQSMEPAEDWRWCFADNTEVPNPEHVEYKRTA, encoded by the coding sequence ATGAGCACCTGCAAGCACGTGGACCAGATCGATCCGGATGTGCAGCCGCACACGCCCAACGGGTGCGAGGAGTGCCTCAAGACCGGTGACTGGTGGGTGCACCTGCGCGTGTGCCTGATCTGCGGCAAGGTGGGCTGCTGCGATTCGTCGCCCAACCGCCACGCCACGCGGCACTTTCATGAGTCCAAGCACCCCATCGTGCAGTCGATGGAGCCGGCCGAGGACTGGCGCTGGTGCTTTGCGGACAACACGGAAGTGCCCAATCCCGAACACGTGGAGTACAAGCGCACCGCGTAG
- a CDS encoding chemotaxis protein CheC codes for MNQTPVTPTQMDAIREVVNIGAGHAATNLSALTGLTVMISVPRIQWAGLSAALPGDGDLVVISVPISGVSEEGGEHASLILATETALRMVALMLRRDPSRHVSIGELEKSALMEMGNIVCAAYVGVLGTFLNKGVMIGTPVMEVGSREELGPRHASGLVIETDFTFLDTTFEGVFVLSHSDVSFHSLLSALGFDVARPGGAT; via the coding sequence ATGAACCAGACCCCGGTCACCCCCACGCAGATGGACGCCATCCGCGAAGTGGTGAACATCGGCGCCGGCCACGCGGCCACCAACCTGTCGGCGCTCACCGGCCTGACGGTGATGATTTCCGTTCCCCGCATCCAGTGGGCGGGTCTCAGCGCCGCGCTGCCCGGGGACGGGGACCTGGTGGTGATCAGCGTTCCCATCTCCGGCGTCAGCGAAGAAGGGGGCGAGCACGCCTCGCTCATTCTGGCGACGGAAACCGCGCTGCGCATGGTGGCGCTCATGCTGCGCCGCGACCCGTCGCGCCACGTGTCCATCGGCGAGCTGGAAAAGTCGGCGCTGATGGAGATGGGGAACATCGTGTGCGCGGCGTACGTGGGCGTGCTGGGGACGTTTCTGAACAAGGGCGTGATGATCGGCACGCCGGTGATGGAGGTGGGCTCGCGCGAGGAACTGGGCCCGCGGCACGCCTCGGGGCTGGTGATCGAGACGGACTTCACCTTTCTGGACACCACCTTTGAGGGCGTATTCGTCCTCAGCCACAGCGACGTGTCGTTCCATTCGCTGCTGAGCGCGCTGGGATTCGACGTCGCCCGTCCGGGCGGCGCAACCTGA